Below is a window of Gimesia chilikensis DNA.
TTCGATTGCGTACTGCGAAATGCTCATGAAATGTTTCAGTTCGCCAGTCTGCTGGTTTCGCTCCCTTCACGACGGGCTGGAGACTCTGTCCCTGGTAGCGTTTGGGGACATCCACGCCTGCCCAGTCCAGGAACGTTGCGGGCAGGTCAAGATTCAGCGCCAGTGCGTCAGTCACTTTGCCCTGTTCTTCTTTCGGAACACGGGGATCCATGACAATCAGTGGTACCTGCAGTGCATTCTCATAGTGTGACCACTTTCCGGCAAAACCGCGATTGGCCATGTAGTAGCCGTTATCAGCTGAATATACGATGATGGTATTTTCAGCGAGCCCGGCTTCTTCCAGTGCTTTCAGGAACCGCCCGATTGCTCCATCGATCCCACTGACCATGCGGTAGTAAGCCCGCATATTAGTTTGATACTTCTGAGGCGTATTCCAGCGCCAGAAATAACGTTCCCGGTTGATCGTGGTCTGCAGGAAATTCGGTTGTGCATTGAAGATTTCGGGATCCCGCAGACGAGGTGGCGCGATTTCAATGTCTTCATACATACCATCGACAGCACGCGGCCAGGGAAAGTGTCCAATTCCGGGACGTCGGTCACTGTCTTCTGCGTGACAGGCATTGAACCACAGGTTTAAGGCGAAGGGTTTCCCCTTGGGTTGCGATTTGACGAATTCGATCCCGCGATCAACGATTAATTCGGTCTCATGCCGCAGGCTGCCATCCGGTTGCTTCTTGTAGTAAGGATTGCGGCTGATCGCTTCGAACTCATCAAAGTGCGCTTCCCGCTTGAAATCTTTCGGCATCTTCGCATGCCATTTCCCATAGAAACCGGTTCGATACCCCTGCTCTCGTAGCAGATCTGTATACAGCGTCTGCACCGCGTCGGGTCGTGCCTGTTCCGGATTCGCGGGAGTTCCGTAACTGCGTCCCGTTAACCCGGTCAGAATTGTCGTCCGACTGACCCAGCAGATTGCCTGGCTCACGTATGCTTTTTCAAAACGAGTGCCTCGTTTGGCAAGTTCATCAATGTTGGGTGTCTGGATCACCTGATTACCGTAACAGCCAACCGTGCTGGTGGTTTGATCATCGGCGAAGAAAAAGACAATGTTCGGTCGATCTGCTGCTTCCGATTTTCCCAGGGAGAGTAAAAGGAGAGCAGTCAGCAGGAGTAAACTTTTGAATTTCCCAATCATGAGGTTCATTTCCAGACTCGCGCCAGAGTCACAGGGAGCATGTGAGGTTTGTTCGTGTTGCAGACAAACCGGGCTCAGTTTCAGAAATTATACGGGGAGATAATCTACCGGAATGAAATAAATGGTCCCCTTAGTTTAACCGGACGAGCAGGCAAAGGCGACAGTTGAGCAGGAATTTCCTGAGGGGACGTTACCTTCTTAAACAACGTTCACTATCTCTCAACCTCAGATACTCAGCCCTCAGTTTTCAGACAGGGAATTACGGGGATTGATCAATGCCCAGCTCAAGGTTGCGCCCAGATAGATTCCAGCAAAGAGGTAAAGTACCAGATTCCACTCCGGTACCGGCATTGCTTTGATGTAAGTGAATAAGACGCCCACTGCGATGGGTGAGAGATAGCCCCCCACAACGCCTGCCATATTCACAATCGCGATAATGACCGATGTATGCCTGCCTCCCAGATCCATAGACGTCACCCAGATCGCGGGATTCCCCATGCCGGAGAGAAACGTTCCGCAGGAAATCAGGTAAACGGCATCTTCAGCAGGGACCTGACTGGCCAGAAGAATACAGACTGCACAGATCAGCGAGGACCCGGCGCTGAGCAGCGAACGGCTGAAGTATTTGTTGCCCGTCCATTGATAAATCAGATCGATCAGACGCCCTCCCGCCAGGGTCCCCAACACGATACTTGTCAGCGGCAGCATCGCCAACAGTCCTGCTTTCTGCACAGATGCGCCACTGGACTGCTGCAGGTAAGCGGGGAACCAGGTAATGAAAAATGCGTATCCAAACGCCCGGAATATGGACTGCAGACAGAACAGCCAGAGACTCGCATTCGAGACCATTCGTATGAATAACTGACGAATCGGCGTTGAGCTTGTTGCCTTATTTTCTGAGACGGCATTCCTGTCAGCTCCATTAATCAGTTCCACTTCAGCATGATTCGTTTTCGGGTGGTCCTGCGGACGATCACGGAATAAGAGGAAAAAGAGTAACATCCAGCAGACAGAGAACAGGCTGAACAATACCAGGGGCAGACGCCAGCCCAACGGGTCAACCAATGCAGCAGTCACCCCTGTGGCGATGATACTCCCCACGGACATGAAACTGCCCATCAGAGAACTGGCTGTGCCGCGTTTCGCTTCGGGAATCCAGTTCTTAATCACTTGTGCCGAACAGGGAACCATACCGGCCTGTGCCAGTCCCAGCAACAGACGTGAAAACCAGATCAGTCCGAATGAAGCTGCCAGGGCCGTTAACAGATTCGCAATGCCTGCTGTCAGCTGGAGTAAAGGTAACGCCAGCCGATTCCCCAGTTTCTGTCCCAGTATGCCGCCCGGAATCTGAAACAGGAAATAACCGGCATAAAAAGCAGCCAGCACGCGTCCCATCTGCAGATCATCCAGACTGAGATCCTGCTGAATCGTAGTCGCCAGAGGAGCCAGTCCTGCGCGTGGCAGATAGGCCAGTAGAAAACCACTGCTTAAACCAGCCAGTACCAGATAACGCACCCGTGTCGGTTTGGAATCATTCAGGGAGAGGCTGTCTGCTGGAGAATCCATCAGTGGTATATTCACTCCACTCCAGAGGCTGAGTATTTCTTCCCGTAGCCTCTGTTATCAGTACCAAATCAGGGTGAGCGCAATTCATGCCTCTTCATGATGGCACAAGTGGGTTCGAGAAAGCAATTAAAAAACCTTCTTATCAAAAAGCCCGTTGTCAGTT
It encodes the following:
- a CDS encoding sulfatase-like hydrolase/transferase translates to MIGKFKSLLLLTALLLLSLGKSEAADRPNIVFFFADDQTTSTVGCYGNQVIQTPNIDELAKRGTRFEKAYVSQAICWVSRTTILTGLTGRSYGTPANPEQARPDAVQTLYTDLLREQGYRTGFYGKWHAKMPKDFKREAHFDEFEAISRNPYYKKQPDGSLRHETELIVDRGIEFVKSQPKGKPFALNLWFNACHAEDSDRRPGIGHFPWPRAVDGMYEDIEIAPPRLRDPEIFNAQPNFLQTTINRERYFWRWNTPQKYQTNMRAYYRMVSGIDGAIGRFLKALEEAGLAENTIIVYSADNGYYMANRGFAGKWSHYENALQVPLIVMDPRVPKEEQGKVTDALALNLDLPATFLDWAGVDVPKRYQGQSLQPVVKGAKPADWRTETFHEHFAVRNRIPAFEGIRDGNLKYVRYFDHDNYEFLHDLEADPDELINLVGNPKYAEQLQALRDRTTERVKELGGPLDPLRGGFRDSTVPYPVASAAVGARAGKDGFVSVFDGKTLRHWTGDPQYWSVEAGALTGKTDGSLKMNRFITWKDSTIRNFDLRVKVKVTEGGNSGIQYRGTSRPDLGLDIVTGYQCDVVANNPNYNGMLYEEKGRRILSHTGEKVIVAPDGQPWVVGKMPVKTFAPDEWHDFRVLVRGNHHEHWIDGHKTADLIDLDPKGRALEGVLAVQVHVGPKMKIQYKDFKIKHLPDDLPLEQAEDHPIPADAYGVRPQGRLPRNWKPPVYGKQ
- a CDS encoding MFS transporter, with amino-acid sequence MDSPADSLSLNDSKPTRVRYLVLAGLSSGFLLAYLPRAGLAPLATTIQQDLSLDDLQMGRVLAAFYAGYFLFQIPGGILGQKLGNRLALPLLQLTAGIANLLTALAASFGLIWFSRLLLGLAQAGMVPCSAQVIKNWIPEAKRGTASSLMGSFMSVGSIIATGVTAALVDPLGWRLPLVLFSLFSVCWMLLFFLLFRDRPQDHPKTNHAEVELINGADRNAVSENKATSSTPIRQLFIRMVSNASLWLFCLQSIFRAFGYAFFITWFPAYLQQSSGASVQKAGLLAMLPLTSIVLGTLAGGRLIDLIYQWTGNKYFSRSLLSAGSSLICAVCILLASQVPAEDAVYLISCGTFLSGMGNPAIWVTSMDLGGRHTSVIIAIVNMAGVVGGYLSPIAVGVLFTYIKAMPVPEWNLVLYLFAGIYLGATLSWALINPRNSLSEN